Proteins from a single region of Lasioglossum baleicum chromosome 1, iyLasBale1, whole genome shotgun sequence:
- the LOC143211627 gene encoding uncharacterized protein LOC143211627 yields MVYVRKIECTNHLLRNFSKRIDEIAEKDRFKELRTIVKNNAYRLRTGILAAAKRRFEEELSRPDQVRKLKGDLKNVPSHVFGEHKKCRQLAYFCQKCDDPKEINHVPQLKEAGMLIGHAGSLLHRYTNNIVECLNSLIAKLNGGKRINNGRKGSYQARVNAAVVQFNSKEVVSRLCAAMGKEPTAIVKKLEQKRKHKAEMTKKYKRKQKQRLTDQKHSDAIRTMAPMRRNRTWMKQSIIQSWRNAWQYSTSGKRCEKRSKLKLIIKLSARNG; encoded by the coding sequence ATGGTGTACGTGCGTAAAATTGAATGCACGAACCATTTGCTACGCAATTTTAGCAAGAGAATCGACGAAATAGCTGAAAAAGACCGCTTTAAGGAACTGAGAACTATCGTGAAGAACAATGCCTACCGTCTGCGCACCGGAATACTGGCAGCCGCAAAAAGAAGATTCGAAGAAGAGCTGAGCAGACCTGATCAAGTCAGAAAATTGAAAGGCGACTTGAAGAACGTGCCAAGTCACGTGTTCGGGGAACACAAAAAGTGTAGGCAGTTGGCATACTTTTGTCAAAAATGTGATGACCCCAAAGAAATTAACCATGTCCCGCAATTGAAAGAAGCGGGCATGCTAATTGGTCATGCCGGAAGTCTGCTCCATAGGTACACCAACAACATTGTAGAATGTTTAAACAGCCTAATAGCCAAATTAAATGGAGGGAAACGGATAAACAATGGACGAAAAGGCTCATACCAAGCAAGAGTCAATGCTGCCGTCGTCCAATTCAATTCAAAGGAAGTGGTTAGTCGATTGTGCGCTGCAATGGGTAAAGAACCAACAGCCATCGTGAAAAAGCTTGAACAGAAACGGAAACATAAAGCGGAAATGACGAAGAAGTATAAAAGAAAGCAAAAGCAGCGTCTTACCGACCAGAAGCACAGCGATGCGATAAGGACTATGGCCCCAATGCGGAGAAACCGGACATGGATGAAGCAGAGTATAATTCAGAGTTGGCGGAACGCGTGGCAATACTCTACAAGCGGCAAACGATGCGAGAAAAGATCGAAGCTGAAACTCATCATCAAGCTTTCAGCGAGAAATGGCTAG